A region from the Dendropsophus ebraccatus isolate aDenEbr1 chromosome 1, aDenEbr1.pat, whole genome shotgun sequence genome encodes:
- the LOC138777538 gene encoding regenerating islet-derived protein 4-like, translated as MAVFSGCIFAVLGSLLIMAGITEAASVRSSCPPGWFFYRSNCYAIGKNPVKWADAEYECGSYGHGAHLASIMDDSEAAIIASHVSANQDKDGVWIGLHDPDKNGRWKWTDGSMFNYHAWKNGVPDNAKGKEFCVVLANGSKYKKWNDVGCGGLKNYVCKFKP; from the exons ATGGCTGTCTTCTCAGGGTGTATCTTTGCTGTCCTGGGATCTTTACTCATTATGGCGGGGATCACAGAAG CTGCTTCTGTCCGCTCTTCATGCCCCCCTGGATGGTTCTTCTACAGATCAAACTGCTATGCTATTGGCAAGAACCCAGTTAAGTGGGCTGATGCAGAG TATGAGTGCGGAAGTTATGGTCATGGAGCCCATTTAGCTTCCATTATGGATGATTCTGAGGCAGCAATCATTGCAAGTCATGTGTCCGCTAACCAGGACAAAGATGGAGTGTGGATAGGGTTACATGACCCCGACAAG AATGGCCGCTGGAAATGGACAGATGGATCCATGTTTAATTATCATGCCTGGAAAAATGGTGTTCCAGATAATGCCAAGGGAAAAGAATTCTGTGTGGTTCTAGCCAATGGATCAA AATATAAGAAATGGAATGATGTTGGATGTGGAGGGCTCAAGAACTATGTCTGTAAATTCAAGCCTTGA